A DNA window from Undibacterium sp. YM2 contains the following coding sequences:
- a CDS encoding carbon-nitrogen hydrolase family protein, which translates to MKIAAIQMISTPVLAENMATARRLLQEAAASGAKLLLLPEYWPLMGLQETDKVDIAEPIGQGPMQALMAEMAGTLGVWLIGGTIPLQAAEPGKVLNTTLVYDPQGQQIARYDKIHLFGFSKGEESYEEARTIVAGNQVSSFDAGFGKVALSICYDLRFPELFRALGTSSLIVVPAAFTYTTGQAHWEILLRARAIENQCYVLACGQGGKHVNGRRTWGHSMLIDPWGKVLNVLEEGEGIVSGDIDESLIASIRESLPALRHRKL; encoded by the coding sequence ATGAAGATAGCAGCAATACAAATGATATCCACGCCCGTGCTGGCAGAGAACATGGCAACTGCCAGACGCCTGTTGCAGGAAGCGGCAGCCTCAGGCGCGAAATTATTATTACTGCCAGAATACTGGCCCCTGATGGGCTTGCAGGAAACCGATAAGGTGGATATTGCCGAGCCTATAGGGCAGGGACCCATGCAGGCCTTGATGGCCGAAATGGCGGGTACTCTGGGTGTCTGGCTCATCGGTGGCACCATCCCTCTGCAGGCCGCTGAACCTGGCAAGGTCTTGAATACGACCCTGGTCTATGATCCTCAAGGGCAACAGATTGCGCGCTACGACAAAATTCATTTATTTGGATTCAGCAAGGGTGAAGAGTCGTATGAAGAGGCGCGTACTATCGTCGCCGGTAACCAGGTCAGCAGTTTTGATGCAGGTTTTGGCAAGGTGGCGCTGTCTATCTGCTATGACTTGCGTTTCCCTGAATTATTCCGTGCGCTGGGAACCAGCTCCCTGATCGTTGTGCCTGCTGCATTTACCTATACGACAGGTCAGGCGCACTGGGAAATACTGTTACGTGCCCGCGCGATAGAAAACCAGTGTTATGTGCTGGCTTGTGGCCAGGGCGGCAAGCATGTGAATGGCCGTCGTACCTGGGGGCATAGCATGCTGATCGACCCTTGGGGCAAGGTCTTGAATGTACTGGAAGAGGGCGAGGGTATTGTCAGTGGCGACATTGATGAAAGCCTGATTGCCAGCATACGCGAAAGTTTGCCAGCATTGCGCCATCGCAAGTTATGA